One window of Rhinolophus ferrumequinum isolate MPI-CBG mRhiFer1 chromosome 26, mRhiFer1_v1.p, whole genome shotgun sequence genomic DNA carries:
- the ACTR3B gene encoding actin-related protein 3B isoform X2 → MERFMEQVIFKYLRAEPEDHYFLMTEPPLNTPENREYLAEIMFESFNVPGLYIAVQAVLALAASWTSRQVGERTLTGTVIDSGDGVTHAIPVAEGYVIGSCIKHIPIAGRDITYFIQQLLREREVGIPPEQSLETAKAIKEKYCYICPDIVKEFAKYDVDPRKWIKQYTGINAINRKKFVIDVGYERFLGPEIFFHPEFANPDFMESISDVVDEVIQNCPIDVRRPLYKNVVLSGGSTMFRDFGRRLQRDLKRVVDARLKLSEELSGGRIKPKPVEVQVITHHMQRYAVWFGGSMLASTPEFFQVCHTKKDYEEYGPSICRHNPVFGVMS, encoded by the exons ACAGAACCTCCACTGAATACACCAGAAAATAGAGAATATCTGGCAGAAATTATGTTTGAATCATTTAATGTACCAGGACTCTACATTGCAGTTCAG GCAGTGCTGGCCTTAGCAGCATCTTGGACGTCTCGGCAAGTTGGCGAACGTACGTTAACAGGGACCGTCATTGACAGCGGGGATGGGGTCACCCACGCTATCCCAGTG GCAGAAGGTTATGTAATTGGAAGCTGTATCAAGCACATCCCGATTGCAGGTAGAGATATTACGTATTTCATTCAGCAGCTGCtaagggagagggaggtgggaatCCCTCCTGAGCAATCCTTGGAGACCGCAAAAGCCATCAAG GAGAAATACTGTTACATTTGCCCCGACATAGTCAAGGAGTTTGCCAAGTACGACGTGGATCCCCGGAAGTGGATCAAGCAGTACACGGGGATCAACGCCATCAACCGGAAGAAGTTCGTTATAGATGTCGGCTACGAGAGGTTCCTAGGGCCTGAGATTTTCTTTCACCCGGAG tTTGCCAACCCCGATTTTATGGAATCCATCTCAGATGTTGTTGATGAAGTGATACAGAACTGTCCCATCGATGTACGTCGTCCGCTGTATAAG AATGTCGTTCTTTCAGGAGGCTCCACTATGTTCAGGGATTTTGGACGTCGACTacagagagatttaaaaaggGTGGTGGATGCCAGACTAAAACTCAGTGAGGAGCTCAGTGGTGGCAGAATAAAG CCCAAGCCCGTGGAGGTCCAGGTGATCACACACCACATGCAGCGCTACGCCGTGTGGTTCGGGGGCTCCATGCTGGCCTCGACC CCCGAGTTCTTCCAGGTCTGTCACACCAAGAAGGACTACGAGGAGTACGGCCCCAGCATCTGCCGCCACAACCCCGTCTTTGGAGTCATGTCCTAG
- the ACTR3B gene encoding actin-related protein 3B isoform X3, which yields MFESFNVPGLYIAVQAVLALAASWTSRQVGERTLTGTVIDSGDGVTHAIPVAEGYVIGSCIKHIPIAGRDITYFIQQLLREREVGIPPEQSLETAKAIKEKYCYICPDIVKEFAKYDVDPRKWIKQYTGINAINRKKFVIDVGYERFLGPEIFFHPEFANPDFMESISDVVDEVIQNCPIDVRRPLYKNVVLSGGSTMFRDFGRRLQRDLKRVVDARLKLSEELSGGRIKPKPVEVQVITHHMQRYAVWFGGSMLASTPEFFQVCHTKKDYEEYGPSICRHNPVFGVMS from the exons ATGTTTGAATCATTTAATGTACCAGGACTCTACATTGCAGTTCAG GCAGTGCTGGCCTTAGCAGCATCTTGGACGTCTCGGCAAGTTGGCGAACGTACGTTAACAGGGACCGTCATTGACAGCGGGGATGGGGTCACCCACGCTATCCCAGTG GCAGAAGGTTATGTAATTGGAAGCTGTATCAAGCACATCCCGATTGCAGGTAGAGATATTACGTATTTCATTCAGCAGCTGCtaagggagagggaggtgggaatCCCTCCTGAGCAATCCTTGGAGACCGCAAAAGCCATCAAG GAGAAATACTGTTACATTTGCCCCGACATAGTCAAGGAGTTTGCCAAGTACGACGTGGATCCCCGGAAGTGGATCAAGCAGTACACGGGGATCAACGCCATCAACCGGAAGAAGTTCGTTATAGATGTCGGCTACGAGAGGTTCCTAGGGCCTGAGATTTTCTTTCACCCGGAG tTTGCCAACCCCGATTTTATGGAATCCATCTCAGATGTTGTTGATGAAGTGATACAGAACTGTCCCATCGATGTACGTCGTCCGCTGTATAAG AATGTCGTTCTTTCAGGAGGCTCCACTATGTTCAGGGATTTTGGACGTCGACTacagagagatttaaaaaggGTGGTGGATGCCAGACTAAAACTCAGTGAGGAGCTCAGTGGTGGCAGAATAAAG CCCAAGCCCGTGGAGGTCCAGGTGATCACACACCACATGCAGCGCTACGCCGTGTGGTTCGGGGGCTCCATGCTGGCCTCGACC CCCGAGTTCTTCCAGGTCTGTCACACCAAGAAGGACTACGAGGAGTACGGCCCCAGCATCTGCCGCCACAACCCCGTCTTTGGAGTCATGTCCTAG